A genomic stretch from Glaciecola nitratireducens FR1064 includes:
- the rpsB gene encoding 30S ribosomal protein S2 has protein sequence MANVSMRDMLQAGVHFGHQTRYWNPKMAQYIFGARNRVHIINLEKTVPLFNEALSYLSGVSHKKGKILFVGTKRAASEAVKEAAEKSGQFYVNKRWLGGMLTNWKTVRQSIKRLKDLEVQSTDGTFDKITKKEVLMLKREMTKLEGSLGGIKNMGGLPDVIFVIDADHEHIAVTEARNLGIPVVGVVDTNSNPDGVDYIIPGNDDAIRAVNLYTSAAADAINEGRNQDVVIASTEKDDFVEAAE, from the coding sequence ATGGCAAACGTATCAATGCGTGACATGCTACAAGCTGGCGTACACTTCGGTCACCAAACTCGCTACTGGAATCCAAAAATGGCTCAATACATTTTTGGTGCTCGTAACCGAGTTCATATCATCAACTTAGAAAAAACAGTTCCTTTATTCAACGAAGCTTTAAGCTATCTTTCTGGTGTATCTCACAAGAAAGGTAAGATTTTGTTCGTTGGTACTAAGCGTGCAGCAAGTGAAGCCGTTAAAGAAGCAGCTGAAAAATCTGGTCAATTCTACGTAAACAAGCGTTGGTTGGGTGGAATGTTGACTAACTGGAAAACAGTACGTCAATCAATCAAGCGTCTTAAAGACCTAGAAGTACAATCAACAGATGGTACTTTCGACAAGATCACTAAGAAAGAAGTGTTAATGCTTAAGCGCGAAATGACTAAGCTAGAAGGTAGCTTAGGTGGTATCAAGAACATGGGTGGTCTTCCAGACGTTATCTTTGTCATCGATGCTGATCATGAGCACATTGCAGTAACAGAAGCTCGCAACCTTGGTATTCCAGTTGTAGGTGTAGTAGATACTAACTCTAATCCAGATGGCGTTGATTACATTATCCCTGGTAATGACGATGCGATCCGTGCGGTTAACTTATACACTAGCGCTGCTGCTGATGCGATCAACGAAGGTCGTAATCAAGACGTAGTAATTGCTTCTACTGAAAAAGACGACTTCGTAGAAGCCGCAGAGTAA
- a CDS encoding alkene reductase, protein MSNLTMHSPVTLFGSELKNRFVLAPLTRGRATESRVPNQIMADYYEQRATAGLVITEATVISEEGIGWIDSPGIYTEEMVAGWKSIVDRVHAQGSKIVLQLWHCGRASHSDFHNGELPFSASAVGIENDHIHTPKGKKAYETPKAMTKEDIANTMNDFKQAAVNAKAAGFDGLEVHAANGYLINQFLDGVSNQRDDEYGGSIENRMRFLKEALAAVQEVFPADKIGVRLSPNGVFNAMGCDDYKELYTAVVKELNQQGIGYLHLMDGLAFGFHERGEPMTLSDFRPLFDNTIIGNCGYTIEAANEAVSTKQADMIAFGRPYITNPDLPERYKNNWPLTPFEDMTHWYGGGAEGYTDYPNYTAS, encoded by the coding sequence ATGTCTAACCTTACTATGCATTCACCAGTAACACTTTTTGGAAGTGAACTTAAAAATCGATTCGTACTAGCACCACTCACCCGAGGACGCGCCACAGAGTCTCGCGTTCCTAATCAGATTATGGCTGACTATTACGAGCAAAGAGCAACAGCAGGTTTAGTAATAACAGAAGCGACAGTTATTTCAGAAGAGGGAATTGGCTGGATAGACTCACCGGGTATCTATACTGAAGAAATGGTAGCAGGATGGAAATCTATCGTTGACCGCGTGCACGCACAAGGCAGCAAGATTGTATTGCAGCTGTGGCACTGTGGCCGTGCATCTCACAGTGATTTTCATAATGGCGAATTACCGTTCAGTGCATCAGCCGTTGGCATTGAAAACGATCACATTCATACGCCAAAAGGCAAAAAAGCTTATGAAACGCCAAAAGCGATGACGAAAGAAGACATCGCCAACACCATGAACGATTTTAAACAAGCAGCAGTAAATGCGAAGGCAGCTGGATTTGACGGCCTTGAAGTGCATGCTGCAAATGGTTACTTAATTAACCAATTTTTAGACGGTGTTAGCAACCAGCGAGACGATGAGTACGGCGGCAGCATTGAGAATAGAATGCGCTTCTTAAAAGAAGCTTTAGCAGCTGTACAAGAAGTTTTTCCTGCAGACAAAATCGGCGTTCGCTTGTCTCCTAACGGCGTTTTCAATGCAATGGGCTGCGATGACTATAAAGAGCTATACACAGCAGTAGTCAAAGAGCTTAACCAGCAAGGCATTGGTTATTTGCATCTTATGGACGGTTTGGCTTTCGGTTTCCACGAGCGCGGCGAGCCAATGACATTATCCGACTTTAGACCATTGTTCGACAACACTATCATCGGCAACTGCGGCTATACCATTGAAGCAGCCAACGAAGCGGTGAGTACTAAACAAGCAGACATGATCGCATTTGGTCGTCCATATATCACCAACCCCGATCTCCCAGAACGTTATAAAAACAATTGGCCACTCACACCATTTGAAGATATGACTCACTGGTACGGCGGCGGCGCAGAAGGCTACACCGACTATCCTAACTACACAGCAAGTTAG
- the map gene encoding type I methionyl aminopeptidase: protein MAGTIKTPEEMEKMRVAGKLAAEVLMMIGEHVVKGVTTGELDKLCHDYIVDVQDAIPAPLNYGNPPFPKSVCTSVNHVICHGIPSDKKLKDGDIVNIDVTVIKDGYHGDTSKMFVVGKPSIMAERLIKVTQECLYNAIKIVKPGMRLGDIGHACQQHAESHNYSIVREYCGHGIGAVFHEDPQIVHYGKPGTGDLIEAGMCFTIEPMVNAGKRYSKVLPDNWTVVTKDRSLSAQWEHTLLVTETGVEILTLRDEEEIDRIINH, encoded by the coding sequence TTGGCTGGAACAATAAAAACACCAGAAGAAATGGAAAAAATGCGCGTTGCTGGCAAACTAGCGGCAGAAGTGCTGATGATGATCGGCGAGCACGTAGTAAAAGGCGTCACCACTGGCGAACTCGACAAACTTTGCCACGACTACATTGTAGACGTTCAAGACGCTATCCCAGCGCCACTAAATTACGGCAATCCTCCTTTTCCAAAATCAGTCTGCACATCCGTTAATCACGTTATTTGCCACGGTATTCCAAGCGACAAAAAACTCAAAGACGGCGATATCGTCAACATCGACGTAACCGTGATTAAAGACGGTTATCACGGCGATACCTCAAAAATGTTCGTCGTGGGCAAGCCTTCAATTATGGCAGAACGCCTAATTAAAGTGACCCAAGAATGTTTGTATAATGCCATCAAAATTGTGAAGCCAGGTATGCGCCTCGGTGATATCGGCCACGCTTGCCAACAGCATGCGGAGTCACACAATTATTCGATTGTTAGAGAGTATTGTGGTCACGGTATTGGTGCTGTGTTTCATGAAGACCCGCAAATTGTGCACTATGGCAAGCCAGGTACCGGTGACTTAATAGAAGCAGGTATGTGCTTCACTATCGAACCCATGGTCAATGCAGGAAAACGCTACTCTAAAGTATTGCCAGACAACTGGACGGTTGTCACTAAAGACCGCAGTTTAAGCGCACAATGGGAACATACCTTATTAGTCACCGAAACCGGTGTAGAAATTCTAACATTACGTGATGAAGAAGAGATTGATAGAATAATCAATCACTAG